In the genome of Fusarium poae strain DAOMC 252244 chromosome 1, whole genome shotgun sequence, the window TGGGGAAGTTCCAGGGAACAATGCCTACACCTACACCCAGTGGTACATATCGTACAATGGCAGTTCGCTTTTAGCAAGTCAGTCAAGTTTCCATTATCccttaaatataacttaacTCACGTCGTCATTATCCTCAggcttctcttctttgaGCCTCAACTCGGGCGTTTTCCTAACATGCTCCATAACAAGCATGAGTTCAAATGCTCCAGCTTGAGGTGGCTTTCCGGCTTCACGACCGAGCAGGTCGATAAACTCTTGCTTATGCGCCTCGATAGCGTCGGCAAATTTGACTAAATACTCAGAACGCTCATCCTGTGACAGTTTACGCCAAAGAGGGTAGGCTGCTTTGGCAGCGTCTACAGCGCGATCAACATCTTCCTGGGTGGAGACCGGGCTCTCCCAGAGTAGCTCTTCGGTGCTTGGGCAAATGCCATGGCGGGTTTGTGATGTTGGGCttgttttgttgttgataaCGTTTTGGAAGACCTGTTCATGAGTTAGAGGAAATTTCGAAAAACAAAATGGCACTCGTATACTTTGAAGTCGATTTTTTGGTCGTCAGGAAAAGCCATCATTGGGTTTTGGAGCTTGGAGGCGATGGAAATTGGAATTAGGTATTTCGCTGATAAGAAGAGAGTGGAAAGCAAGCTACATTTATGAAACCTTTGATCATGCGATAGATATGGACCTTTGTCAAGGGCTTGATAGATATGGACATTGCTTTAGTCCTTCTCTGGAAGCTTTCCAAGAGTAACCAATCAATGTAGTTTTGCGATCACTTCGATGTGCCAAGTAATAAGCACAGCGTAGCATGCATCGCCTCTTGTATATGGAATTGGAATAGGGCTGACGAGAGACCATCAGCAGGCGAACGGAAGCTCCTAAAATCCGATTGTGGAACTATTTTGACCTGGGATGTATTGACTAACAGAACGGATCCCATGACTAACATACTCCGATTACATGGCACATATGTACGGGACTAAAACTGTCGACCGTGGATTATCCTAGGGCAAAGATTTTACCATCCAAATCCATTGGATTCAAGGGCCGTCGCCACCTGTTCTGCGACAAGCTTGTTGATGGCAACGCCGGGATGGTAATCGTCAAACCACAACTGACAATCGTCAGCAAATGAAGTTATGTTCCTCAGTATGACACTTACACATGACTTTCCATTGTTGTTGAAGCATGTAGCATCCGGTGCCCCGTAAGCAGTGGGGTTCTGAATCGCCTTGTTGAAAGAAATAGAGGTGTAGACAACGATGGCTTTAACACCTGAATTGGCCTGCTTGAATGCCTGCAATTTGGATGCGATCTTGCTGTTGTATAGATTGATGGACTTGACCAACATAGCGTTAGAATCGGGGCCCTGCTTGATCATGGTTGGTGTGAGCTGAGTTGCTGATAAGGGTGTTAGTCCCATCTTTCCAAGCAAAACTATGCCTCTGTCTCTACTTACGTGGGACGCTCAACAGGACAAACTTTCGCAGTCCAGCATTATACATGACCTTGAGCAACTCAAAGTATCTTGAGACCGCTCTCTCAGTAATATCGGCCATGTTGCCCAGATAGAACGAATTTCCTACATCATTGACACCAATCCAAACCCCGGCAACAGCATTCTGTGCATTCCATGGTGCATAACTGGGCTTCTTAGCGATTGAGTTGGAGAACTGGTTTACTTGGTCCACCATGCTCAAGACAGTGTCCTGATACGGCTTGATGATGTTTGCATCGACGGTGGCGCCTCCATAGGCAAAGTTGTATGCCAAGACGAGTGAGTTGTTCTGTTCCGTGACGATACTACCAACCCAGTTGGGCCCGCCGGATGCTGTCCAGCCTGGGAAGGGAGGGTTGCCGATAGGGTTCTTAGAGGAAGGTTTCTCGCCGTTGATATCGAACCATGTTTGAGAGTATGAGTCTCCACTGATTTACGTTAGTGTTTGAGATAGAGCTGGTGGATAAGATACCAACAATGTGATGAGATAGTCGATATCTCCCGCTGCTTGGACAGCAGTGTTTTGTAACAAGATGCTGGCAAGAGCCGGAAGTATCAACTTCGATAGCATGATGATTCAACAGCAGATATCTGGGATAGTATAATGGCTGGTGTGAGGTGAAGTCTATATGTCAAATACTATACGAAATACCGCGTTCcattttttatttatcctTGAATAGACAACTTCATATATATCTGTCACGCACCCATGTCAGTATAGCTACCATCCCTATGACTGGCGGATTTCACGCTCAAAGTATTCCCGTCTCTATTATCCAACTGAAGTCTATCTCGTAATTAAACAATTCCTGTGCGAAACTCGGAACATATTGAATTCTCAAAGAAGACAGCCGGAGGTGTTCCGCAGCGGGGTATACACTATTTTGGGCCTGGCTAGCTGTCCATGCCGCGAATTGTACATAAATATGTAGATCATTATCCTTTTGGCACGGAGAAATAGGTTCCGCCAAACCTCAGGTATAAAACATGGACAGACGCGATGGAGTAAATGTTGTTAACCAGTAGTATCGCACAATTGAGTACAGAACTGGGAGATGGAATTGGCTAGAATGGCTACCAAACTATACTTTACTCGAAAAGTCTTGGCGAGACCACATAACACCTATTTATTTTCAGGTCCAACGTCTCCAAACTATTGCTTTGCTGTATACAAGTTTAAGTGAGATATTTGGGTGATAGATTATGCCCACGACGCCTCCATCTCGTTGTATAACCCTGGCTGTGAAGTTTGTATAGATTACTATGATCTTATCTGGTACAGTCATCTGTGAAACCTCGTGATCTGGTGATTGCAGTCCTACCATCGTTACTTAGCTACACAGTCGGCTATCGAAACGATGGAGAAACAATCACCTGATCATGCAGCAAAAAATGAACTCAGAGGAGTAACACACATGTCTAGATTTACGGACACTGCATCACAAATACGTAGTCGTATCCAAGCTTGCTCGCGATATGTTTATTCCCAGGTTATCAGCACAGGCAGATAGATATCCTCCATCCCAAGCTGAGTCTTTATCGCTTTGACCATGCTCACAGTCAATGTCTCACATAAAGGTGGACCAGAAACCCCAATTCCAGCTGAAATCACCTTGTCTTGCGACTATCACTTCTCAATCAGATCCTGTTCCGTCACAAGCCTCGCTGCATTTGGGTTCGACACGGTAACGCCGCATACGTCAAATCTCCATCTTGGGATCAGCTTAACCAACGAAAGCTATGCATGACGTAGGATCTACTTGGTAGACATCGAGCTAAGAGGTCTACACTTGGACATGATCTTCGCTTACGTCCGAGCTGAGAGCTGAAATGTCTCTGTTTTTAATGGATTCGATGATGCTAGTTTGACTTTGAGAATGTGTATTTATCTTCAAGCACGTCAGGCATAATTCCCTTTTTGTAAATTTGACATAGTAACTCTTGTTCTCACGTCGACATTGCTAgcatttattttatattttcctCAATATTTGTTCAATATGGTTATTCTCGTGACTGGTGTAAGCTGCTTTGACAACAACCCTACAAGCTACAAAGCTGACATTCTACAGGGGGCCGGGTTCCTCGGCAGCACTTTAGTGGAATTACTGCTTGATCAGGGCCATGAGGTTGTGGTGCTCGACTCTTTATGGACTTCATCGGACAGCAACCTCGACAGATTCCGATCCAACAAAAGATTGCGATACATCCAGTACGAAATAAATTGTTAGATGCATTACTTACCACCCTTTTGACTGACATTGATCAACAGGGCCGACGTGCGCGACCCCATACCTTGGATAGATGGAGTCGATCAAATATATCACCTCGCCTGTCCAGCAAGCCCTGTCCATTTCGAAACCCAACCAATCGATATTCTACAAACATGTTTCATCGGAGCATCCAATGTCCTAGACTACGCGGTCAAACAAAACGCGCGCGTTCTCCTCGCCAGCACATCAGGTACGGTCTTGCTTACACCAACATTCTGCTTACATACGCTAATTAAGTCCCAACAGAGGTCTACGGCGACGCTCAAATTGCATGCCAGGATGAAGGCTATCGAGGAAACGTCAATTGCTTCGGCCCTCGGGCATGTTACGATGAAGGGAAAAGAGTTATGGAAGCTCTGGGGTACTCATACCAACTCGAACATGGTCTAGAGGTCCGCGTCGCCCGGATATTTAACGCATACGGACCCTTTATGCAGGCCGAAGACGGTCGCGCCGTTCCGAACTTTATAACAGCCGCTCTGAAACGAGAGCCAATAGTCATTTTTGGAGACGGCCACGCAACACGATGCTTCCAATTTGCGTCGGACTGTATCCGGGGGTTAGAGGCGCTGATGAACAGCGATCAACATGGGCCGGTAAACATCGGCAGTGATTTGGAGATGGAAATCAGCGAAATTGCGGGTATAATCTCGCGTGTTGTCGCGGCGAAAACGGGTTATGATCATCCCGTGCCTGTACGATTGGAGCCAAGAAGGGAGGATGATCCTGTGAGGAGGAAACCAGATATAAGCCTTGCTGAGAGGGCTTTGGGATGGAAGCCTATAGTGTCGCTGGAAGAGGGTGTATCTGCCACAGTGGACTGGTTCATCCAAAGGGAGAACGGGATTGTGAGCAGACTCTGAGATGGAGGATATTGGGATATTCAATTACTGTTGTAGCGTATATTGAGCAATTCTTATCGATCTAAAATTCCCCATTTATTAATCCACCAAGGGCGAGACGTTGAATCAGCACATAGATCGGAATCCTCGGCACAGCGAGACTCCCAAGCTGTCGGTAGTTGTTCCATTGTCTGATCCCCCACAAGAAACCCCTGTGATATTGTAATGTAAACTACCGAGTGGTCAGCTCCTGTCCCAATTTCGTAGCAGTGGATCGTGCACATTTTGAGTTTGGGGCTGTAACTGCCTACTACAGTAGATGAATGCTACACTACTCTGTAGTCCCCCAGTAATAAGCGTTGGAAATTTAAAACTCTAGCAGCATCCTCCGAGAGAAACGCAACGCAATTAAACTCTGTGCAACGACCTTTTTACATTGCAGGGTTGCATTGTACAACCGGGTTCTGGGGTCACGGAGCAACAAAACCCGTCAGCACCCAATCAAACTCAATTTTTAGCATGAAAAGAGGCTTTTTGACTCTCTGATTCATTGTTTTCGCTACGGGCTGATCGCTGAGGCCTTTGATCACACTCTTTGACTCtcaatatatatataaggcgcCCATGTCTTTCATTTGAGAAACATTTTCTAAaccctctctttcttcattaTACTACTATTATTCTAGTCACTCATTTACTTTCTATTACCAATCTAACCATGCATATCTCTGCATTCCTTGGCCTCGGTGCCGCTGCTCTTTCCACTGCAGCCGAATCGCGAAACGTGATATACTATGACCAGTACGCCAGCCTAACTATCAGTATTAGACACTGCCGCTAACAATTGACAAGATGGCACACAAAAGATCTTCCCCCCAAGGACATCACCAGTGGCGTCACCCACGTCATGATGTCTTTCGCCAACTCCTCCCTCTTCACCACCGAGCCTGCTGGAAAGTACGAGCCCTTCCAGCCCCTTGAGACTGTGCGTGGCCTCTTCGACCACGATGTTAAACTGTGCCTTGCTGTTGGTGGCTGGGGCGACAACGCTGGGTTTGACGAGGGTGCCAAGTCCGATCGTAGTCGCGAGAGGTTCGCCAGAAATGTCGCTTCCACTCTTGACCGACTTGGCTTTGACTGTGTTGGTAAGTATCCTGTTTGTGTCAGATTTGTACCTTGAGGCTTATATTGATTGACTAGATATCGACTGGGAGTACCCTGGTGGTAACGGACAGGACTACAAGCAAGTCCCCAACTCCAAGAAGACCTACGAGATCAAGGCTTTCCCCAAGCTTCTgaaggagatcaagaagtTTATCGGAGAGAAGGAACTTTCTATTGCTGTTCCCGGTCTTGAGCGTGACATGATTGCTTATATTCCTTCCGAGACTCCTCTCATCAACCAATCCGTCGACTTTGTCAACGTACGTCTACCTTTTTAATCTTGCAAACAGTTTGCTGACTCTTGCAGGTTATGACATACGACCTCATGAACCGCCGTGACAACTACACTACCCACCATGTCTCCATCCAAGGCGCTGCCCGTGCCATAGACAAGTACATTTCTCTTGGCTTCCCCCCCTCCAAGCTTGTCCTTGGTATTCCATTCTACGCCAAATACTTCACCACCAAGAAGGGCTACACCTGCACTGAGCCTATTGGCTGCCCTACCGAACTTCTTGAGAACCCCGAGGACGGAAGCGACACCGGAAAGTCTGGTTCCATGACCTTTGAGGCTGCCAACTTTGCTGCTCCTCCCACTAACCTAACTACTTCAACTGATGCTACCTGCGGTGCCGGTACCTTTTTCAAGTGTGCTGAAGGTTCCTGCTGTGCTGGCTCTGGCTGGTGGTAAGTTCTCTTCTTTTACTGAGACCAATGAATGACGAATACTAATATGCTTCAGTGGCTCTACTCCCGCTCATTGCGGTGTTGGTTGCCAATCCGCCTACGGCAAGTGTGACGGCGTCGATATCAACAACTCATTCCACAAGGCTCTCAAGAACGGCCGCACTGACACAATCAACGGAGGTCAGTGGTACTGGGATGCTGAGACCCGTATCTTCTGGAGCTGGGATACTCCTGAGCTCATTGCCCAGAAGATTGCCTTTATGGCACAGACTCGCGGTGTCAAGAGTGTCATGGCTTGGGCTCTTGCTCTTGACAGCAACGACTGGAGCCACCTCAAGGCTATGCAACAGGGATTCCAGGACGTCAACGCTTAAATCTAAGGTTCATATTTTAGAGAGATCTTGTTTCAATTGGGTAGAATAATTTGTTCGTGTAGCTTGGTTGAGGtcttttacctttaatattttagACGGTCCCACAATATTTTGAACTAGATATTGTCTCCAATACCAGATCATAGGTTGCTTGTGAGATGACGCACTGCACATCATCCGATTCCATTACTGTACAGATAACGATGACTTGAGCTGTCCCCATTGTTCGCGTGTTCGCTTGCTGTCAGACACGTAAGAGTGCATGAAAGTGAATGTGGGGACTTTTGGTTATTGATTGGAGGTCAAGGGCGCCATGTGTTGATCGCCCAAGATAGTTAGTCAGTGGGTTTTGGTATTAAGCGGTGGGCATcaaagatgaaaagaaaacCCCAAGACTCGATAATTCCTGTCagttcttttcttcttgttctgatTCTCATACATCTTCAACTTATAACATCCTAGTCTGTATCTTTCAGACCACAGACACAAGAGAGAGCATGGCCCCCGGCTCGCCCCCACCGGTGCTGCCTCAGCGCCGACACGATTTAGATGTAGCGAAACAGCAGCTGGTCTGCATCGTTACCATCATCGCGACTCTCTTTGTTCTTTGCCCAGAACGGTACCAACTATACCGAAATCTTGCCGTTATCCCTGTTATAGCCTATGTTACCTCCAGAACTTTTGATTTGATCATCTCGTTGAACGAGAAATGGGATAGAGCACCAGCCGTGGTGAAGTACTTTGTTCCCGTCCAGATACCCGAAATCGCACCTCCAACAGAACAGCTTTGTTGTTTGGTGAAGAATCAGATAACAACCGCTGGGGACAAAGTGCACCAGTTCTCATTGCAACTGAGATCTATGGTGCGAGCTTTGTTGGATTGGATCTTGCGTCAAACAGGTCAAGGTAAGTAAGAAGAGGCAACATGTACGAATCTTCTGTCTGACAAGACTTTGCAGGATCATACAACAAAGGTTCGCCTGGTTCCGATGCCAAAACACCTAAACAACCAAAGCAAGACAGATGGGTAGCAGTCCTCGTTACAACTCCCGTTCATGAGGAGCGGAACCCTTTTCAGATCGACACGGATATCGACAGCGAAATTCTGGAAATCATCTCTTGGGAAGCCAGTGAATTGTCACCAAATTTGGCAATTATTCTGTCAACGACTTTCAAGGTCCAATTAACACTCTGTCTCATTCCCAAGACTATCTGGTTTTCTCGCAAGACCCTTCTGGAGAAATTCACGACGGGTCTTTACTGGAGTCACCAGCCAGGGCAATCACACTGTCAAGCACAACAATGGGATGAAGATAAGATACGGACTATCTCAAGAGTACAGTATATTGGCAAGGTGGATGATCACAAGGACATTGTCAAAGTCAACGAGCGTAAGTCAAGGATTTCTTTCATCTCGAACCTGACACTGACAATTATATGAAGGCTTTGACTCCCTTCGAAATGGATGGAATGATGTCAACACCTACTGGAGCGACGTCGACTATGCTATTTTATTCGCCTTCCTTCTTGTCGGAAAATCGTCAACGGATGTTTGTAAGAAGATGTTTGATCACTTTGCCAACCTTCGAGTCGAATATGCTCAACGTAACACCGATCTGAATCGCTCTCGCGCTGGCGCCGCCCTTTTGACGTTGCTGACAGGTGGCTTGGCTGCCCCCGTCACGATCCCGATGATGATGGGAGCTGGCGACGCTGCAATGACCATGTCAGCGAATGATCGTTACTTGTGGGGAGAAAGAATGAACATGTGCAAAGGACTCTTGGAGCGCTACAAAGAACTGGAAGCGATCATTGAGTTGAAGGATATAGAGATAAATGTTACGAAGCCAGTAACCTTACCCCCAGCTTTAGAGACGAGCTGGATGACTGATGAGGCTTGGTAAGAAACTGGGTTCACGCAGAGATACCATGCATAAAATACGAATATGCACACGCCGGCCGTTCATCATACTGCTAGATTCATTCAGATATCTGCCCAAGATTGTTTACAAAGAACGCCCAATAAAATGCAATATACAACTAAATACAAATACTATGCATTTCCCATCTTACAATTTGCTCTTCAACTCCTTACTGGAAGTAGCAAGTAGAGTTCGCTGACTGTTTCCGCCATGTCCGACCTTGACAGGGGCATCAAAGACTGTGGCGTCAGACTTGGCCTTTCTGTCCTCGGCTTCAACATACTCTCTCTCGCCCTCTCCAATGTATAGCTGTCGGGGTCTCCAGATCTTGACACCAGAGGGGTTCAGCATCATCTGTCTCCAGTGAGCCAACCATCCAACACATCGTGGAACAGCGAACAAGACAGGGTAGAAGTCAAGAGGGAAACCCATGGCCTGGTAGATTAGGCCAGAATAAAAGTCAACGTTGGGGTACAGGTTTCTGCTGCGCATAAATTCACTCTTTCGGGCGTAGTCAGCGAGCGTTAAAGCAGTGTCCAACAGCTTGTTCCTGCCGGTAACCTCGAAGACTTCCTCGGCGAGCTTGCGGATGGCAGTGGAACGAGGGTCGACGTTCTTGTAGACGCGATGACCGAATCCGACAAGGACGCGCTCTCTCTTCTCGACTGCCTGCATAAACGCTGGGACGTTCTCTGGGGATCCAATCTCGATGAGCATGCGGATTGCTGACTCTGAAGCACCTCCGTGAGATGGACCGTAAAGTGCTGCGCATCCTGCAGAGACGACGCTGTAAGGGTCCACCAAGGAACTTCCAACCTGCATCACCGTGGCAGTTGAACAGTTCACCTCATGGTCAGCGTGGATGATGAAAAGCTTGTCCAAGGCCTTGGCAAGAACCGGGTGCGGTTGGTAATCGGTCTCAGACAAATGGTCCAGAAGATACAGGAAATTTCCAGTGTATCCCAAATCCTGTGCTGGTCGGTTAAAGGGTCGACCCTGGCGCATTCTGTATGACGCCGCAGCGAGGGTAGGTGCCTTTCCAAGGATGCGGAGAATCTGCTTGTCTAGCATTTGAAGGGCT includes:
- a CDS encoding hypothetical protein (SECRETED:SignalP(1-22)~CAZy:CE16); the encoded protein is MLSKLILPALASILLQNTAVQAAGDIDYLITFGDSYSQTWFDINGEKPSSKNPIGNPPFPGWTASGGPNWVGSIVTEQNNSLVLAYNFAYGGATVDANIIKPYQDTVLSMVDQVNQFSNSIAKKPSYAPWNAQNAVAGVWIGVNDVGNSFYLGNMADITERAVSRYFELLKVMYNAGLRKFVLLSVPPTQLTPTMIKQGPDSNAMLVKSINLYNSKIASKLQAFKQANSGVKAIVVYTSISFNKAIQNPTAYGAPDATCFNNNGKSCLWFDDYHPGVAINKLVAEQVATALESNGFGCLLSTLFLSAKYLIPISIASKLQNPMMAFPDDQKIDFKVFQNVINNKTSPTSQTRHGICPSTEELLWESPVSTQEDVDRAVDAAKAAYPLWRKLSQDERSEYLVKFADAIEAHKQEFIDLLGREAGKPPQAGAFELMLVMEHVRKTPELRLKEEKPEDNDDRTAIVRYVPLGVGVGIVPWNFPMILGIGKAYPAMLAGNTFIWKPSPYAPYSALKLAEIGAKVLPPGVFQALSGGDDLGPMLTAHPGVAKVSFTGSTETGKKIMASCASTLKRVTLELGGNDATIVCEDVDIPTVAGKVAFLAYVHSGQICMNIKRIYVHESIYDDFRSAVIGFLENMKSGGFSDAEAFFGPIQNKMQFEKLQRLYGEIDKQGWKSVTSSGATKPEKGYYLQPTLIDDPPEDSEIVQTEPFGPIVPMMKWSDEDDVVARANASNLGLGASVWSKDVPRARRMAEQLEAGSIWVNTHFEVAPNVPFGGHKNSGIGMDWGEVGLKGWCNPQAYWVKHSGV
- a CDS encoding hypothetical protein (TransMembrane:2 (o20-38i344-366o)), with product MAPGSPPPVLPQRRHDLDVAKQQLVCIVTIIATLFVLCPERYQLYRNLAVIPVIAYVTSRTFDLIISLNEKWDRAPAVVKYFVPVQIPEIAPPTEQLCCLVKNQITTAGDKVHQFSLQLRSMVRALLDWILRQTGQGSYNKGSPGSDAKTPKQPKQDRWVAVLVTTPVHEERNPFQIDTDIDSEILEIISWEASELSPNLAIILSTTFKVQLTLCLIPKTIWFSRKTLLEKFTTGLYWSHQPGQSHCQAQQWDEDKIRTISRVQYIGKVDDHKDIVKVNERFDSLRNGWNDVNTYWSDVDYAILFAFLLVGKSSTDVCKKMFDHFANLRVEYAQRNTDLNRSRAGAALLTLLTGGLAAPVTIPMMMGAGDAAMTMSANDRYLWGERMNMCKGLLERYKELEAIIELKDIEINVTKPVTLPPALETSWMTDEAW
- a CDS encoding hypothetical protein (SECRETED:SignalP(1-20)~CAZy:GH18) — encoded protein: MHISAFLGLGAAALSTAAESRNVIYYDQWHTKDLPPKDITSGVTHVMMSFANSSLFTTEPAGKYEPFQPLETVRGLFDHDVKLCLAVGGWGDNAGFDEGAKSDRSRERFARNVASTLDRLGFDCVDIDWEYPGGNGQDYKQVPNSKKTYEIKAFPKLLKEIKKFIGEKELSIAVPGLERDMIAYIPSETPLINQSVDFVNVMTYDLMNRRDNYTTHHVSIQGAARAIDKYISLGFPPSKLVLGIPFYAKYFTTKKGYTCTEPIGCPTELLENPEDGSDTGKSGSMTFEAANFAAPPTNLTTSTDATCGAGTFFKCAEGSCCAGSGWCGSTPAHCGVGCQSAYGKCDGVDINNSFHKALKNGRTDTINGGQWYWDAETRIFWSWDTPELIAQKIAFMAQTRGVKSVMAWALALDSNDWSHLKAMQQGFQDVNA